In Cardinium endosymbiont of Dermatophagoides farinae, the sequence CGTAAGATAGATGCACTGCCTATTGGCTATTCAGATGTTCAATCAGTGATTGAAACAGGCTATTATGTAGACAAAACCCGGTATGCACAAGCGTTAATTGAAAAGAGAAATCCTATTTTCATCGCTAGGCCTAGGAGATTTGGGAAATCACTATTTATCAATACACTAGCTACTATAGCTAACGGAGCAAAAGAAATTTTTAAAGATTGCTATATAGGTAAACCAGAAAATGGATATGAATGGAAGAAATATCCCGTAATTAAGCTAGATCTTTCAGGCGTATCTAATAACACGCCTGAAGAACTCAGTACATCTATTAAAATGGTACTCAAAGAAATAGCCTTTTCGTATAATGTAAAAATAGAAGATGTTACGGTGATGCATTACGTAGCCTAGTGCTACAATTGATACATCTAAAAGGTACTACAGCAAACAATGGAAATATAAAACCTCTTTATGCGTCCAAAATAGTAGTCCTTATAGACGAATACGACGTGCCTATAGTGCATCTAACCAAAGGTTCTGACCTAGAAAAAGCCAATATCAAAGTCATGAAGGATTTCTTTATGACTTTAAAATCACTAAATGACTACTTTCAACTCACCTTTATCACTGGGGTTAGTAAGTTTAGTTTATCTGATGTATTTTCAGGGGCCAATCATTTAGACGATATTACTATTTCCAAAGATGCTGATGCCATGTTTGGGTACACCCAAGATGAAATCTTATCTACTTTTCCATTCTATTTAGAAAGTATCGCTTTAGAATGGAGTCAAAATAGGGATAAAAAAATCACTAAGGAAGTAGTAATGGAGCGGATAGCACATTACTACAACGGTTATAGATTTCACGAGAAAGGTGCACCTGTGTACAACCCATGGTCGACGCTCGAGTTCTTTAAAAGTGGCAAACTAGAAAACTATTGGTATGAATCAGGTAGTCCAACTATACTGATTAACCAGATGTTAGCAGATCCTGATAGATTCGATCTTAATATGGATAATCTGCAAATGGAAGCCACTAGGGAAGACCTTATGTATACAGGCGGTAGGAATGAGATTAGTTTAAAATCGCTAATGTTTCAAACGGGGTATCTAACCATTCATAATTATGATGACTCTACTGGGCTATATATCCTAAAATTCCCTAACGAAGAAATAGAGGCCTCTTTTCAGAAAAGTATACAGTCCAGTTTGGAAAAGAGTGTAAAGGATTATTTTTTACAAGAGCGAGATAAAATTAGAAGTGCACTAGCTAATAAAAAAATTGATGCCTTTATAGAATATATTAATACAGCTTTTGCGACGCTTCCTTACTATATCAATAGTGGCCAAGAGAAACAGTACCATAGCAATTTACATATGTTGTTACAAGGATTGGGATTTTTAGGTGGGAGAAAAATGCATATGCATAGTGAAGTTTCTTCCAGCCAAGGTAGATCCGATATTATTTTGGAACTAGAAACGGCCATTTTTATTATAGAAATCAAGTATAAATCCAGCGGGAAAATAGCCTTAGAACAAATCAAAGCAAACGGTTATTATAAACCTTATTTACTCAGACAAAAAGCCATTATCCTGCTAGGTATTAATTTCAATGAGGAAACCAGAATGATCGATAACTCCGAGTATGAAATACATGAAGCGCATCTAAAAAAATAATATAATTTACACACTTCAGTGGATAGCGTCCTTTTAGGTAATATTTCTAGAGGAGGGAACCGTTATATTTTCTTTAAATTAAGAGTTCTTTAATTTTTCCAACAAATAGAAAATCTTCTAGCTCCATTAGTTTGGTATGTAAAATATCTTTAGAGCTACCTTCCCACAATTTTTTACCCTGGTAGAGGAACAAAATAAAATCTCCTAAAGATAAAATAGTATTCATATCGTGGGTCACCACTACGGTGGTCATATTGTAGGTGTAGGTTACTTCAGCAATTAACTCATCTATTTTAAGTGCCGTTTGGGGGTCTAGTCCTGAATTGGGCTCATCACAAAAGAGGTATTTAGGATGGTTGACAATAGCTCTAGCAATACCAGCTCGTTTTTTCATGCCACCACTTAGCTCATTGGGCATTTTGTGCTGTACATCAGGCAGACCGACCTGTAACAGACACTCATGGACACGTTCTTTCTTTTCTGCTGTACTCATATTGGTCAGCACATCTAATGGGAAACGAACATTTTCCTCTATGGTTTTAGAATCAAACAAAGCACTTCCTTGAAAAAGCATACCCACTTTTCTTCTTATTTCCGTTTGTAACAGCTTATCACCATGGACTAAATCTCGCCCATCAAAAAGCGAAAAGCCTTGATCTGGTAAGATCAAGCCAAGCAAGCATTTTATTAAAAGGCTTTTGCCAGTTCCACTTGAACCGATTACTAAACTGATTTGTCCCGTCTTAAATAGACCACTAACGCTATCTAAGACCAATTTATTATTAAAAGATTTAGAAATATGCTCAAAAGAAATCATAAAGGATAGGTCAGTTTAGATACGGTGACCGAGTAAAACATAAACTAAAAATAAGTCTGCTATCAGAATAGCAATACAACTATTGGTAACAGCATTTGTACTGGATTTGCCGACATCTAATGATCCACCTCTTGTAAAAAAGCCTTTGTAACAAGCAATCGAAGAGATAATAAAAGCATATACCAATGATTTATAGAGCGCTACATGGATATCATATGCATCAAAAGCGTTTCTTAATCCATTTATATAGGCTTGCGGAGGAATGGAGGTCAGCCATTTACAAGAAAGGAACCCTCCATAAATAGAAAGAAACATAGCAATGATAACCAGAAATGGATACATGAAAACCGTAGCAATAATTTTAGGTAGCACCAAATAGTTATTGGCATTGACACCCATAATCTCTAATGCATCTATCTGTTCACTAATGCGCATAGAGCCCAGCTCGCTCGCCATACTAGAACCTATTTTTCCAGTAAAAACAATACCAATTACAGTTGGAGCCAGTTCAGAAACGGTCATATTGCGTACCGCAACACCTATAAAATCTTTTGTTATAAGTGGATTTTTTAGTTGAGAAGCAAGCTGAATACAGGTAGCTCCGCCCATAAAGATAGAAATAATACAAACAATAAAAAGAGAATCAACTCCTACTTGAATACATTCTTTAGCCACCCGAGCCAAAAACATGCGGTATGGAACAGGGTTTCCAAACATAGCACGTAAAAAAATCAAGTATTCTCCAAAAGCTTTTACCATAGTTTACAATAGCACCCAAAAAAATAGCTTTACACTTCCGAAAATAACCAAAAAATAGATAGCAATCAAGCGATTGCCTTTTCTAAACAGCTGTTTTGGTTTTGTAATCAAATCGAATCAGTAGAAAAAGGCTCAGCAGCACGCGTTCAAGTATCAAAGCGATCCATACACCACTGATGTTCCATTTATATTTGCTCACTACAATATAGCAAATAGCTATCCCTATAAGTTGTGTGATCGTACTAAACAAAAATAAACAAGCATTATCATTTAAGCCACGCAATATGCTATTTCCCCAATAGCAGAGGCTATAAAATAATTGAAAAATAGATAAATGTATAATTAACAGGCTGACCAAAGTGCGTACAGCATCGGCAGGTTTATAAAAAGAAATAATATAAGGGCTAATGGTGCATAACATCAGCCCAACTGCTATAGAAACCATCGCGATCATAAAACATGCCATAAGTGATACTTTTCTTACCAAGCAGCCATTTTTTGGATGATGTTGTTGGGTTATTAGTATGGAACCAGAAAGGCCTAAACCAATAGCAAAGATGGTAATTAAGTGACAAATATTAAATAAGATCGCATGTGCGGCTTGTGCTTCTATACTGATCCAACCCACCATAATGGCAATAAAAAGCAGGTAGGCACCCTCTATCCCGAATTGAAGCCCTACTGGCCAACTGATCCACAATATTTTCCTAAAGTATCGCCACGATATTTGTCCGAGGTTAAAACGCATGATATGCTGATTTTGTGGTGATATATAAAACAAATACAGCAGCCCTACTACTGCTGTAAGCGTTTCTGCAAGCACAATAGCAATGGCTGCTCCATTTAAGCCAAGCATTGGTGCGCCACATTGACCATAAATCAGCAAAGCATTAAATATTGTATTGGTAATTAGTGTAAAAAATGTTAATAGCAATGCAATTTTTCCATAAGATCGGCCTTCCAGATAGCGTTTGATCATATTATTAATAGCAGAGGGTATCAGCGAAATCGATATAATGAGTAGATAAGGGCCTCCTAAGGTAGCGATCTCTGGATATGGGCTAGCGTAAGCGAGGCAAAAAGAGAGTATGATTAAGAGAATAATAAAAACGACCGCAAAAAATATATTGAGCAAGAGTCCATGTTGTAAAATTTGTTTAACCTGTTTGTGGTTTTGTTTGCGATCTGCACAGGCCACTAGTAGCGCAACACTAATGGAAATACCTGAGTTAATTCTTTTAAAAATATTAAACAATGTACTGGCAAAAACGGCAGAAGCCGCATGCGCCACACTAATACGGCTGACCATGGTGGTATTTACTGTTTCAATCAGCTAGCACATTTAGGTTATTATGATCGGATAGCTGCGTATAAGGTAGGCCACCATTAGCCTCCTATCAATAGATGGAAAATGCATAAGTTAGGATGCGCTATGCGCTAAAAAGAATAGGCTAAAAGATTGCATGGCATATAGGCAGCATAGCTAAGCGCATGGACAAGTAAAAAATAAGAAAACAGCGGTCAAAGGTCTAAAGGAATATTGAATGTAAGCTTATAACAGAAAAAAGTGGGCAATGCATGCGTACCACAGCACACTATACTAGTATCCTATGTAAATTTAGCAAGGGTGCGCAATAAAAGCAACTATAATAGAGCCATAAAGGTTGATAATATAGTTACGCATCTATCGTGTCTTTTCGTATTGTTTCTCATCATTTCGTATCATTTCACTTAGATCTTTTGGGTTGTTGATTAAGTCAATGTATGTGTGTTTTGCCGCTTCAGAAAATAGTTGTCGCTCATGACTATTAGGTATTTCATCAGACTGCACAGATTTCAGACCAGACCTACCCGGCATGCCTCCGTTGTTCGCAGCCAAAAGTTGAAAATGCCCAGAACAGATTAGCGCTTTGATGATCTCATCTTGCGTTAGCTTTGGACAGCTTATGAGAATGATATATGCATCAACTAAAAGACTGATCAGACCGGTTCGGTCCTTGCCACTTTTACAACTAAATAAAATAGAAGGGATCGCTTTATTATATTGCTTTAATACAGCCATCAATGCAATATATATTGCGCAAGCAGTGGCATTCGGATTACCGCTTATAAGCGACGTGCTCTGTTTCAGATTATTCCAAATCGGAGATGTTGTAGTATATTTTTCTAATTCTACTAATAGTTCAAAAAACTTTTTATCTTTTGGATCTTTGATCTGTTCTATTTTCTTGTTCCTATACTTTCTTGGATTCTCTTTAAAAGAGGTTAACTTTTCGATAAAAAAGCGCTTATCTTTTAGGCCATCTTTAAAAGATTTACATACCTCTGGATAGTGCTGTTTATAGCGCTTTACGATATATTCTACTAACTTACTGTATTTCTCATAAACATGAGACGATGTTCCAATCGGATTGACCGATATATTCATAAATTGATCAGAACCTACTACCTTCTCCGTATCTTGTACAATTTTTTTCTCTTGACACTGCTTAAAATATGGTAAATTCTTGTTATAATTTAAAGATACCTTTATTGCATTTTTTAGATATTGCTTGATCTGCTCCCAGTTATCTTTACTAATTTGAAAATCCGTGGCTTTATCCTCCCATTCAATAGGCGAAACGATTGATCCACTGTGGTGGTAAGAGCCTAATACAATGGGGTTATTATTTTCATCATAAGTCCAAATCCTTTTTTGATAGGCATTTCTACACCCTGGAATGTTTCGAAGTTGGGTGGGAATATAGTGGTTGCCATCTACAATTTTAGACCAATAATGATCAATTAACTTTTGTTCAAATAGCTCTAAGCGCTTGTACCATTTTTCTGATTTCCTATTGATATAGGCCTGTTGCTGGTTTTCTGTTAATTTTAACCATTTTTTATCTTCTAATGCAAATTTTTTGCCTGCTATTGTGAAAGTAGTTGTAACGTTATAATGGGTGTCATCTAATCCAACATAGTTTTCTGCTAATCTTAATCTTTCGTTTATCCAATCAAGGCTTTTATCCTTAAATATCATGTCCTTTAGGTAAAGTACAATTTTTGAGTTTATATTTTTTATTGTCTTTATCCAAGAATTTTCTGATTTTTTTTCACCATATTCGTCATAATATTGCATAAGTTCATAAGCCTTCTTTGATGTGTTGTCTGATTTATTTTCAGGTATTTTATATAATTCAAAGATCATTTTTGCCGCACGATATATATTCAGTGCGATAACTACATAGTCTTCTGGAGTGTATAAGTTGGCATTGCCGCTGTTGCTACCTACAGATCGTGTCAATTTATCGCCTGAAATATGACACATAATATTTCTTCGGTCATCAGCTGCTCTAAGCATACTTTGCATCAAAGGTTCAAAAGCAAAACATATATTATTTTTATCTAATTCAGGATCGGATTCATAACCAGTATCATAACCAGAGTTGGCATCCACACCAGTCTTTTTATTTGTTTTATAACTAGACTCAGGATCGGATTCATCACCAGGGTTGGTATCTAAATGAAATTCAGCATCAAATTCAGGAACATCGTCGGGTTCAGAGCCGAAGTAAGTGTTTCCTGTTATCGGCTCACCTAATAGCAACTCCTTATCAATCGTTTGAGGAGGTATAAGCGTGGAAGGAGTTGTACCTTTGCTTGTACATAACTGAAACGCTTGTAAAAATAATATTAGAAAAAAAATGGTAGTAGCTTGTTTGGTGTGGGGCATTTATTAAAAAACAAAGAAATAAGTATACATATCAAACGCTATATCTTTTATTTTGCTGATTTTTAATTAAAAAAACAAATATGTTGTATTATTTTTATTGATGATCTTGTAGGGTTTGTCTATAAAACTTTTTTTCGTATCATAGGCAATCCAACTTTATTGTTCCTATTCTTTTATTTCTATTTTATGTCGTTTAAAATTGTATCACCTTATCAACCGGCAGGCGACCAGCCAAAGGCTATTCTAGAACTGGTGGAAAACATCAACCGTGGGGTATCTAGCCAAGTACTGATGGGTGTTACGGGATCTGGTAAGACTTTTACAATAGCCAATACGATTGAGGCGCTAAATAGGCCTACGTTAGTGATCAGCCATAACAAGACATTAGCGGCACAGCTCTATAGCGAGTTGCGTGCCTTTTTTCCAGGCAATGCGGTTGAGTATTTTGTCTCTTATTATGATTACTATCAACCAGAGGTCTATTTACCAGCCAGTGACATTTATATAGAAAAGGAGTTGGCCATTAATGATGAATTAGAACAATTGCGTTTGCGTACGGTTGCTTCTTTATTAAGCGACCGAAGGGACGTGATTGTTGTAGCTTCTGTCTCTTGCATTTATGGGCTTGGTAGGCCAGAATCTTTTAAAAACAATAGCCATTTATTTAGGGTAGGCGCCCAGTTGTCTCGGAATGATCTTTTGAAATGCTTTGTGGAGATGCTGTATAGTCGAGATGATGACGCATTTACACGAGGACGTTTTCGTGTAATGGGAGATACGATTGACCTATTTGTTGCTTATGGTGATTATGCCTATCGTTTTGTTTTTTGGGGGATGAACTGGAAGCCATCCATATCATAGATCCGGCTTCTGGCAAAAAGACCAAAGCGCTCCGAGAAGCATTTATTTTTCCTGCCAATCTCTTTGTAATGAATAGGGATATATTGAATAGTGCCGTAAGCGCCATTCGAGAAGAGCTTCATGTACAGTTAAACCATTTGAATGAAATTGGTAAATGCCAGGAAGCCAAACGGCTAGAAGAAAGGACGGAGTTGGATTTGGAAATGCTGCGCGAGTTAGGGTATTGCACTGGTATTGAAAACTATGCACGCTATATAGATGGCAGGTCTGCTGGAGCGCGGCCTTTCTGTTTGCTAGACTATTTTCCTAAAGACTATCTAATGGTTATTGACGAGAGCCATGTGACCATTCCCCAATTCAGGGCGATGTCGGGGGAGATAGGGCTAGAAAAATAAATCTTGTCACCCATGGTTTTAGGCTGCCTTCTGCTATGGATAATCGTCCGTTGAGTTTTAGTGAATTTGAACAGCTGATCAACCAAGTTATTTTTGTAAGCGCAACCCCTGCTGATTATGAATTGGCCAGTGCCAGTGGTATTGTTATAGAGCAAATCATACGTCCAACGGGGCTACTAGATCCGAAAATAGAGGTGCGGCCTACGCTCCATCAGATCTATGATATTGTAGAAGAGATCCATCAGGTAGTCAAAAAAGGAGAGCGGGTGTTCATTACCACCCTGACCAAACGTATGGCGGAAGAACTTACCGACTATTTAATCGGTGCAAAGATCCGTTGTAGGTATATGCATTCTGAAATCAAAACCTTGGATCGGGTAACGATATTGAATGGGTTACGTAATGGTGACTTTGATGTACTGGTTGGCGTAAACTTACTACGAGAGGGGTTAGACTTGCCACAAGTCTCTTTAATGGTTATTCTAGATGCTGATAAAGAAGGTTTTTTGCGCAATGCCCGTTCGCTGATTCAAACCATAGGTAGGGTAGCACGCCATACACAAGGGCGTGTTATTATGTATGCAGATAAGGTGACTGCTTCTATGGAACAAGCGATTGGCGAAACGCAGCGTAGGCGCGCTTTACAAATGGACTATAACAGGCAGCATCATATTACCCCTAGATCTGTATTACAAAAGCAGACTGCTATAGAGCTAGACAATGAAATGTTGCATCCCTTTGCCCAACCTGTTGTCGATGATAGCGGTTTTGGTAGGGTTAGA encodes:
- a CDS encoding AAA family ATPase; this encodes MRKIDALPIGYSDVQSVIETGYYVDKTRYAQALIEKRNPIFIARPRRFGKSLFINTLATIANGAKEIFKDCYIGKPENGYEWKKYPVIKLDLSGVSNNTPEELSTSIKMVLKEIAFSYNVKIEDVTVMHYVA
- a CDS encoding ABC transporter ATP-binding protein, which translates into the protein MISFEHISKSFNNKLVLDSVSGLFKTGQISLVIGSSGTGKSLLIKCLLGLILPDQGFSLFDGRDLVHGDKLLQTEIRRKVGMLFQGSALFDSKTIEENVRFPLDVLTNMSTAEKKERVHECLLQVGLPDVQHKMPNELSGGMKKRAGIARAIVNHPKYLFCDEPNSGLDPQTALKIDELIAEVTYTYNMTTVVVTHDMNTILSLGDFILFLYQGKKLWEGSSKDILHTKLMELEDFLFVGKIKELLI
- a CDS encoding MATE family efflux transporter; translation: MIETVNTTMVSRISVAHAASAVFASTLFNIFKRINSGISISVALLVACADRKQNHKQVKQILQHGLLLNIFFAVVFIILLIILSFCLAYASPYPEIATLGGPYLLIISISLIPSAINNMIKRYLEGRSYGKIALLLTFFTLITNTIFNALLIYGQCGAPMLGLNGAAIAIVLAETLTAVVGLLYLFYISPQNQHIMRFNLGQISWRYFRKILWISWPVGLQFGIEGAYLLFIAIMVGWISIEAQAAHAILFNICHLITIFAIGLGLSGSILITQQHHPKNGCLVRKVSLMACFMIAMVSIAVGLMLCTISPYIISFYKPADAVRTLVSLLIIHLSIFQLFYSLCYWGNSILRGLNDNACLFLFSTITQLIGIAICYIVVSKYKWNISGVWIALILERVLLSLFLLIRFDYKTKTAV
- a CDS encoding MlaE family ABC transporter permease, with the protein product MVKAFGEYLIFLRAMFGNPVPYRMFLARVAKECIQVGVDSLFIVCIISIFMGGATCIQLASQLKNPLITKDFIGVAVRNMTVSELAPTVIGIVFTGKIGSSMASELGSMRISEQIDALEIMGVNANNYLVLPKIIATVFMYPFLVIIAMFLSIYGGFLSCKWLTSIPPQAYINGLRNAFDAYDIHVALYKSLVYAFIISSIACYKGFFTRGGSLDVGKSSTNAVTNSCIAILIADLFLVYVLLGHRI
- a CDS encoding AAA family ATPase; its protein translation is MLQLIHLKGTTANNGNIKPLYASKIVVLIDEYDVPIVHLTKGSDLEKANIKVMKDFFMTLKSLNDYFQLTFITGVSKFSLSDVFSGANHLDDITISKDADAMFGYTQDEILSTFPFYLESIALEWSQNRDKKITKEVVMERIAHYYNGYRFHEKGAPVYNPWSTLEFFKSGKLENYWYESGSPTILINQMLADPDRFDLNMDNLQMEATREDLMYTGGRNEISLKSLMFQTGYLTIHNYDDSTGLYILKFPNEEIEASFQKSIQSSLEKSVKDYFLQERDKIRSALANKKIDAFIEYINTAFATLPYYINSGQEKQYHSNLHMLLQGLGFLGGRKMHMHSEVSSSQGRSDIILELETAIFIIEIKYKSSGKIALEQIKANGYYKPYLLRQKAIILLGINFNEETRMIDNSEYEIHEAHLKK